The genomic stretch TTTGAGTTTCTTCGTGATCACAGGTTCAAGTTCTCTTAGTTGTTTTACTTGTTTGGCGACATTGATCCTGACAGCATTATCAACCAAATCTCCCTGCATATTCTTAGCCAATTCCGCTGCCGGTTTAATTGCATTGATGAGAGTAACGATATGGCCAGGAACATCCGGTACGTTACAAGCCGCCGCAACCGCTCCGCATTTTGTATGGCCTAACACTAAGATCAGTTTACTACCGAGTACTTCGACCGCAAATTCAATACTCCCCCAGGATGCATACGTAGAAACTTGACCGGCTGTTCTTAGTATAAATAAATCCCCGATGCCTTGATCGAAAATGATCTCATGCGGGACCCTGGAGTCGGAGCATCCCACGATCACGGCGAACGGTTTTTGGCCGGCGACCAACTCCTTTACACGATCCGGTGTTTGGTTCGGTTTAAGGGACTTCCCGGTAACAAACCGTTTGTTACCTTCCATCAATCTTCTAAGCGATTCACTCGGATCGACTTCCGCGTTTAAACCCATATTTAGGAAAAAAACGAGGATCACAATTTTCGTTCCTTTTATAAATCTCATGGTATTCTCCAAATTGTATTTATTTCTATATTTAAGAAAGACAATACAAGCAAAAAAATACATGTAAAATAATTCAAGTATTAAATTTCAATAAAAACGGAGAATTTTTTGGTAGGTAAGAATGGTTGGATCCTGCATCGATTCGAAACGAAGCGAGAAAAAATGAATGAAGCGATTTGAAAGGCGGAGTGGGGAGGCTAAGTTAGAATTCTGAGGAGGTCGCTGACCGTTTTATGGGATTTCAACTTGTGTCTTAAGGAAGCTTTTTTATTTATCTTATAGCTGTTTCTCCTTCCTTCCTTGGTTCTGACCAAAATATCTGCTTCTTCGAGATCTTCGATGATTCCGATCACCGCTCGTTCCGTGATTCCTACCTTTGTCGCTAATTCTCTGAGAAGAACATTCGGGTCGGAATTTATACAAAGAAGAACGTGTGCGTGATGGCTTAAAAAAGTCCATTGATGTTTTTCCCGTTCCGTGGAATCGCTTTTAGGGTTGTTGATTTTGGCCATATAAAATATCGAACATCCTTCAGTTCAATGACTTCATTCTAATAAAGAGAGCTATTCTTCGTCCATTTCCGCCTGAAAAGAATCTTTTTACAATAAAAAGTTTAGAAATCTTACGGGAATCTTTCCATTTTTGGATTCTCTGTAAAATAATACATGAATAAATATTCTTGTATTATTTTGCACACTATTTGAGTGTGGCAAAAAAATCGAGCATCGGTATTATCATGCAACCAATTGAAATCGTCCCGATCGGAACGCTGCCCCCATTAGGAGTCGTGCCGAGAAAAATGTACGCACAGGTAATTCGTCCCGAACGATATGGAGATCCGATTCGAGCGTTCCAGCAAGAAGAAGTGCCCGTTCCGGAAATAGGACCGGATGAGGTCTTGGTTGCCGTTATGGCCGCCGGCGTGAATTATAACAATGTTTGGGCGGCGCTCGGTAATCCGGTCGACGTAATTGCCGCGCGAAATCGAAAAGGCGAACCCGAAAGATTCAGCATTGGAGGTTCGGATGCGTCCGGAATCGTTTACAAAGTTGGTTCCGAAGTGAGAAACGTAAAAGTCGGAGATGAAGTTGTGCTTCACTGCGGGCGTTGGGAAAAAAATGATCCCTGGGTTCTTTCCGGAAAGGATCCGATGTTCGCACCCTCTCAAATCATTTGGGGATACGAGACGAATTGGGGTTCCTTCGCACAATTTTGTAAAGTCCAAGAGCACCAATGTCTTCCTCGTCCGGTTCATCTCAGTTGGGAAGAATCCGCGGCGTATATGTTGGTCGCTGGAACGGCCTACAGGATGCTTCATCATTGGAAACCGAATGATGTGAAAAAAGATGACGTGGTTCTCATTTGGGGAGGAGCAGGAGGTTTAGGCGCAATGGCGATTCAGATCGTTCATGCCGCCGGTGGGATCCCGATTGCGGTCGTTAGTTCCGAAGATAAAATTGAGTTTTGTAAAAACTTAGGAGCCGCGGGTGTGATCAATCGAAGCGACTTCAATCATTGGGGGCCGATCAATTCCGACATCAATGATCCGAAAAAATTCTCCGAATGGACGGATCGCGCGAAAGATTTCGGAAAAGCGATTTGGAAGATCGCCGGTAATGGGAACAATCCTAAAATCGTCTTCGAACATCCCGGCGAAGCAACGCTTCCTACTTCCGCATTCGTATGTGCGACCGGTGGAATGATCGTGATCTGTGCGGGTACGACAGGATACAATGCCACATTAGATCTTCGTTATCTTTGGATGAGGCAAAAAAGATTTCAAGGTTCTCATTTTGCAAACGATGAAGATTGTAAAGCTGTCAACGACCTCGTTCGCGAAAGAAAGATCGATCCAGTCTTATCCAAGACGTTTCATTTTGATCAGACCGGTCTGGCACACCAGTTGATGAAAGAGAATCGACATCCGCCCGGAAACATGTCCATTTTAGTTGGAGCGTCCGAAATGGGAATGGGAAGACGTTAGTTTTATTTGAAACGTTTCGACTAACTTGAGATCGTCATTGGAACGAGATTCCGAGAAAAATAAAGAAACCGATTCGTGTTCTTCGATCGATACTATTTGTCCATCTGGAAAAGATTCAATCGAATCCAAAGGCGAAAGTATGGTTCCCGAGGTCGTCGCCAATTTTTTACTGGGCGGGAATTTTCCTGCGTTTGGTTTACTTAGAACGATGATACGGTTCCCAATTTTCTATCCCTTCGTTCTTTGCGCAGTTCCATTGAGCGATACTCTTTTATGAACCCCAATATGATTCGGAAAGGTACGGTCACTCATTCTTCTATTGATAGAGTTTCTAAGATAGGATCTTTCGTTATTTGAAGAATCCTATCCTGATGACTTTTTAAGGAGCCGTTGTGAATCCCGTGATTTGAGTGTAATCTGCGCCGATAGGTATATCGGAAGCGTTTCTCACCGAGCTTTTGATTCTCACTTTGTAAGTTGTATTTGGTAAAAGCGCGCCACCGCCTGAATTTACTCGAATCCTGTTGTTTCCCGTGTAAATTGTAAGCGCATTCAAGCGAACGCAATTTACAAAGTTATCCGAAGACAACTGAATGTTCCCGGTACAGCTACCATTGGAAATGTTTCTGGTGAAATCATTCGGATTCATTTCTTCGGAGAAAGTGATTTCGACGTTGTATCCGGCTGAAGGTTGATTGACGCTCCCGTCGGTCGGCGTGATCGAAAGAATTGTAGGAGGAGTGTTGTCGAGGTCGTCTCCGGTCGTGAATCCTACAGCCTGCGTTCCGCCGGCGAAAGGATTTCCCGATAAATCCTGAATCCCGTTCGTAAGTCTGATCTTATACGTGGTCTGCGGCGCGAGTGGGTCTATTAGAAAAAAGGAATGTGATAGTCCAAGCCTATTTTCGTCGTGACGCACGTTCGAGTTCAGCCTCACACAGGTATTAAAGTTATCTGCGGAAATTTGGATAGTTCCGGAGCAGGAATTGTTTACTGGATTTAAAACGAACGATGTTGGATTCATCTTTTCAGTAAAATCAAGTTGGAAGACGCGATTTCTAGCGACCGAAATCTGGTTATTATTTGGAAGAAGTTGCGCTAATTGTGGTGCGGTAGAGTCGTTGGTTTGAGTTATAAACGTGAGAAACTGCTCATCCAACGAATTTCCGGATACGTCTTTGGCTCCAGCTGTAATCTTAATCTGATATTCATTGAAGTTAACCAGGGGGAGCGCCGGTTTAATAGAAAAGGATCGCATTTGATTGAAGAATAGCGGTTGTTGGGCTAATCTTATACAGTTAATGAAATTGTTATTCGAAATTTGAATGCTTCCTGAACAGGTCGTGTTGGAGCTGTTGACGTTAAGCGACGAGGCATCCATGGCTTCCGTGAAGGTCACGGAGATCGAAGTATTCGTTCCAACCAACAAGTCCCCATCGTACGGAAGGGAATGTAGGATCCCCGGCGCGGCGACATCGGTGCTTGCTGAGGTGCTGAAGTTCGTAGTTACTGTAGCCGTAAGTCTTCTTCCGCTTTCGTCTATGATCGAATCGAGTACGCGGATCTTATATTGGCTGGAGATTGCTAAATGGTCTGCCGGATCCAAACGGAAGGTATTACTATTGGCTCCAAAGGGAGACGTCGGAGCCGAGTTCATACGAACACAAGTTACGAAATTGTCCGCGGAAAGGCCAACCGAACCCGAACAGCTATTGTCTGCGGTATTTGTTGTGACGGAGTCCTTCATTACTACTTTAGAGAACACAATCGTCAAATTGGCGTTAACCGGAATATTGGCCGCGTTATGAAGCGGTGTCGTTTGCGAAAGCCCAGGGAGCAGAGGAGAAGAGGGTGGAAAAATTCCGGTTTCGCCAGGAGGGGGTTGAGAACCTTGAGTTTCCGAGGCGTTCGAGCTGACCAAAGCAATCAACGGGGATTCTTTACCGGCATCTTTTTTATCTTCACAGGAGAAAAGAGAAAGTGCCAGAATGCCAATCCCCAGTATTCTTCTTGATTTGCAAATAAAGCTAAATTTTTCCATGACGGATTTCCATTTCCTACGGATCGAAAACGAAGTAGGCTTTTTATTTATGAGTGAAAACTCATAAATAAAAACCACTGAGCAACTTATATTTTCGATAAGGAGCAATTTTCCACTCCGAAAATCCTGTCGTTTGTTCCCCGGGTTATGGCTTTCGGAACTCTTAAGGCGACCGAAAAACAGGACATGTGGCTCGAATTTTCCGATAGAAAAGAGCTATGTATTTCGTTTCTTAGGAGCAGTAAAATAAGTGTACGTTCGAATCATTTCTGGCTCACTGTAATCTATTCAAAGATCATAAAGACGCGAATGTTCGAGGACCTTCCGAATCGAAGGTCGGTCCCTGCGCTGAGGGCATCCCTGTTTTCCAACAAAGGGTTTGTCGTCCCCCTCTCGATTTTTTGTTGGATGATTCGATATAAGAATAAGGATTAGTCCGATCCGTTTGTTTCCAAATTCGAGTGTGACGCTTTTTCCGAAACCGTTGCTTCCAACTGTATTGATTGCAACTTTCATCGACCCTCCGATATTCAGTATTTTGTATATTAAATAAATCTGATAACGAATAAGGTCTGATTGTATCCTTCGGGTAGTGATCCATGCATGGAAGAAATCCGCTAATTTTTCCTCCTTGGGAACATTCTTGGATATATGGAATGTATCAACATATTCTCTTTGTTAAGCGAATATTATGAAAGACTCATTGAAGGAGGCTGTGTTCGTCTTACGGTCCTTGCAACGACTCAGCCAAATTTCGGATTCAAAGGGTTTTGATCATTTCTGGTGAAGTTCCGAAAACCCAACTCACCACTGTCTACGAGCCAAGGTTCGGAGTTGACGTGCAAGGTAGAAAAACGTTTTCGATCGAGAACCAGATTCTTCAATTAAAGGCTCCCGCTATTTTGTATTCACTGCTGAAATTCATGCGACCGAATGAGTTTATCGAGGGCCGAACGGAGGTCCTGATCTTTCAGTCTGTCTTCGTTTAAATCGAAATGTGCTTCTCGACCGATTCAAGGACACTCTGAAAAAAATGAAGGATGCTGATGGACTATGAATGTTTCCTGTTTGGCCAACCTCCGGTGAGATTTTAGGAGCTTGGTAGGGGTACTTACTTCTACTCCTGAAAACGCCTGAAAGCATTTCTACGTTAGCTCTCGTTTAAGAGCTGGAAATTTTAGGTAGAACGCATATCGGGATGGCGCTTGCGCAGTTTTTGGCTACTGGAAGGAATAGGAAGTCGGATTTCACTTGCGAGTGAGAGTATTTCTAACTTTAGAAATCGTATATTAACGATCAAGAATATATAATTCTTTTCCGCGATGAAACGAAAATGATTCACGATCCGATGAGAAAAGAATATTCTCTATTGGATTGATTCTCGCTTCGTCGATTCGATTTTGCATTTCAACGGAGGGTAGGTTTGTTTAACTACTATTACCAAAGTAGAGGATGTGTTTTGGGTTCAATTAGAATACGGTGTATTTAAGATTGACGTTTCCTTTCGCCTTCTCTTCCTTTTGCCTTACTGACGTAAGGAAAAGTATATAGTATGCTTTGAAAGTTCTTTTATCCATCGGAATCTTTCTTCGTTTTCGCGAAATGACTTGTTTTTTTGTCGTTCATTCGAATGAATCATTCCATGATTTACGAAATGTAAATCTCGTTTTAAATAAGATTTTCTAATAAAGAAATTTAAGGAGATAGCGATGGAAAGGATCGAGTCGTCTTACGTGGATAAAAAACGGTATGTTTGGTTGCTTTCACTTATTTTTCCTTCTGCTCCGATTTTGGGGATCTGGGTAGTGCACGCGACCGGTTGGGGAATTTTTTATGCGATGGTATTGATCATCTTCTATCTGATCCTTCCTATATTGGATATGATCTTTCCGGAAGATCCGAACAATCCGCCTGAATCGATCGTTCCTTCTTTAGAAGAAGATCCATATTATAGAATTCTTCCGCGCTTAACGATTCCTGTCCATTACGCTTCCTTAATTGTCTGCGCTTGGTGGGTAGCGACTCATTCCTTGAGTTGGTGGGAATTCTTATTGCTCACTCTTTCCCTCGGATTCGTAAACGGACTTGCGATCAATACCGGACACGAACTCGGCCACAAGAAGGAGTCCTTGGATCGATGGTTAGCCAAACTCGTGTTAGCTTCCGTAGGTTATGGACATTTTTTTATCGAGCACAACAAGGGACATCACCGTTTTGTCGCGACACCAGAAGATCCTGCTACCTCTAGAATGGGGGAAAATATTTATAAATTCGCGCTTCGAGAAATTCCCGGCGCTTTTTTGCGATCTTGGAATTTGGAAAAGATCCGATTGGAAAGGAGCGGTAAGAGCGTCTGGAATTGGGACAATGAAATTCTTCAACCTTTGGCGGTGACTCTCGTCGTTTATGGAGCGTTAGTCGTCGCTTTCGGTAAGATCATGTTGATTTTTCTTCCCATCCAAGCCGCGTTCGGATGGTGGCAACTTACCACCGCGAATTATATCGAGCACTACGGCCTTTTGCGTCAGAAAAATTCTGAAGGACGTTACGAACAGTGCCAGCCAAGACATTCCTGGAATAGCAATCATTTGATTTCGAATTTGCTTCTATTTCATCTTCAAAGACATTCGGATCATCACGCTCATCCAACGAGACATTACCAATCGTTAAGACACTTTGAAGATTCTCCTCAAATGCCGAACGGATACGGTGGTATGTTCGGTGTCGCCTTATTCACTCCGTTGTTTCGGAGTCTAATGGACCCGAGGGTTGTTGCTTGGGCAGGTGGAGACTTGAGCAAAATTCAAATCGACGATGCGCATAAAAAGGAAATATATAAGAAATATGGCAAGTCATAAAGGCGAAGAAAGTAGAATTACGTTTCCTTCCAGAATCCTTCTCTCGGATCGAGAAGGATTCTTTACCTTGAATGTTCAAACTTGAGGGGAGTGATGTCAAAATACAAGTGCCCTGGTTGCGGTTATATTTACGATGAAAGGGAAGGAAATCGGAAAGAAGGTTATCCTCCGAACACGCTTTGGTCTGCTCTTCCGAACGATTGGATCTGTCCGGATTGCGCCGTCCGAGAGAAATCGGATTTTATCGAGGTCTCCGAAAAGAGTTGAACGCTCGCCGGAAATCGTCTGCGATTTTGAATCTTTTTCTTTCTCGAACCGGAAGGGGAGAATGAATCTTTGTTTTCAAAGCCGTACCCGAATGGTTTGATTGAATTTAGGGTCCGTATAATAACAATTAGGTGCAATCATGAATCGAATAGCGAATGTAATGGAAAACGTAAAAGAATACTACGGAACGATCTTAAAATCGAATCGGGATTTGAAAACGACAGCCTGTTGCACGGCGGATCGTATGCCATCGTATCTGCGCAACGTCCTAAGCGAGATCCATGAAGAAGTGAAGGACCGTTTTTACGGATGTGGTTCGCCGATTCCGTTTGCTTTGGAGGGAAGGACCGTTTTGGATTTAGGTAGCGGATCCGGTAGAGATTGTTTTCTTCTTTCGAAGCTCGTCGGTCCGAACGGAAACGTGATCGGTGT from Leptospira stimsonii encodes the following:
- a CDS encoding carbonic anhydrase is translated as MRFIKGTKIVILVFFLNMGLNAEVDPSESLRRLMEGNKRFVTGKSLKPNQTPDRVKELVAGQKPFAVIVGCSDSRVPHEIIFDQGIGDLFILRTAGQVSTYASWGSIEFAVEVLGSKLILVLGHTKCGAVAAACNVPDVPGHIVTLINAIKPAAELAKNMQGDLVDNAVRINVAKQVKQLRELEPVITKKLKKKEIDIVGAIYDIETGKVEILPANYLETLNTAGSKSWK
- a CDS encoding MarR family transcriptional regulator produces the protein MAKINNPKSDSTEREKHQWTFLSHHAHVLLCINSDPNVLLRELATKVGITERAVIGIIEDLEEADILVRTKEGRRNSYKINKKASLRHKLKSHKTVSDLLRILT
- the ccrA gene encoding crotonyl-CoA carboxylase/reductase; the encoded protein is MQPIEIVPIGTLPPLGVVPRKMYAQVIRPERYGDPIRAFQQEEVPVPEIGPDEVLVAVMAAGVNYNNVWAALGNPVDVIAARNRKGEPERFSIGGSDASGIVYKVGSEVRNVKVGDEVVLHCGRWEKNDPWVLSGKDPMFAPSQIIWGYETNWGSFAQFCKVQEHQCLPRPVHLSWEESAAYMLVAGTAYRMLHHWKPNDVKKDDVVLIWGGAGGLGAMAIQIVHAAGGIPIAVVSSEDKIEFCKNLGAAGVINRSDFNHWGPINSDINDPKKFSEWTDRAKDFGKAIWKIAGNGNNPKIVFEHPGEATLPTSAFVCATGGMIVICAGTTGYNATLDLRYLWMRQKRFQGSHFANDEDCKAVNDLVRERKIDPVLSKTFHFDQTGLAHQLMKENRHPPGNMSILVGASEMGMGRR
- a CDS encoding Ig-like domain-containing protein, translated to MEKFSFICKSRRILGIGILALSLFSCEDKKDAGKESPLIALVSSNASETQGSQPPPGETGIFPPSSPLLPGLSQTTPLHNAANIPVNANLTIVFSKVVMKDSVTTNTADNSCSGSVGLSADNFVTCVRMNSAPTSPFGANSNTFRLDPADHLAISSQYKIRVLDSIIDESGRRLTATVTTNFSTSASTDVAAPGILHSLPYDGDLLVGTNTSISVTFTEAMDASSLNVNSSNTTCSGSIQISNNNFINCIRLAQQPLFFNQMRSFSIKPALPLVNFNEYQIKITAGAKDVSGNSLDEQFLTFITQTNDSTAPQLAQLLPNNNQISVARNRVFQLDFTEKMNPTSFVLNPVNNSCSGTIQISADNFNTCVRLNSNVRHDENRLGLSHSFFLIDPLAPQTTYKIRLTNGIQDLSGNPFAGGTQAVGFTTGDDLDNTPPTILSITPTDGSVNQPSAGYNVEITFSEEMNPNDFTRNISNGSCTGNIQLSSDNFVNCVRLNALTIYTGNNRIRVNSGGGALLPNTTYKVRIKSSVRNASDIPIGADYTQITGFTTAP
- a CDS encoding alkane 1-monooxygenase, yielding MERIESSYVDKKRYVWLLSLIFPSAPILGIWVVHATGWGIFYAMVLIIFYLILPILDMIFPEDPNNPPESIVPSLEEDPYYRILPRLTIPVHYASLIVCAWWVATHSLSWWEFLLLTLSLGFVNGLAINTGHELGHKKESLDRWLAKLVLASVGYGHFFIEHNKGHHRFVATPEDPATSRMGENIYKFALREIPGAFLRSWNLEKIRLERSGKSVWNWDNEILQPLAVTLVVYGALVVAFGKIMLIFLPIQAAFGWWQLTTANYIEHYGLLRQKNSEGRYEQCQPRHSWNSNHLISNLLLFHLQRHSDHHAHPTRHYQSLRHFEDSPQMPNGYGGMFGVALFTPLFRSLMDPRVVAWAGGDLSKIQIDDAHKKEIYKKYGKS
- a CDS encoding rubredoxin, which translates into the protein MSKYKCPGCGYIYDEREGNRKEGYPPNTLWSALPNDWICPDCAVREKSDFIEVSEKS